The window ATAAGCTTATGACATAATAATCTTGCCGGGGTATCATATCCATATTTCTATCATACAACATTACAGATAAAAACCAACCTTGTCAAAATCAAGATCCTGCCAAGGATTGGGAGGGGTGAAAgtaaattgtgtgattttaaCACAAATCATAAGATCCTACcaaaaactaaaagtaaaatttaaaagagaacAGGACATAAAAAATTTCAGTCTAGTTTATATTTCATACTAATtacaacaagaaaaaaaaagacagaagAAAGAGAACAAGACataaaatttagtcaaattagTTCAAAGATCTTGTATCTCAATTGATGGCCCAAAAATCTCAATTCATGGATTTCAAcaactagaaataaaaaaaaacaaaaaaaaatataaagaggaGTTTCTTCAGCCTGCCATACCAACACAGACCTACAAGAAATGAGAGACACGAAATACCAACACAGACCAGACCACAAATATCAAGTCAGAAGCTTTGAAGGAAGAAACAGAGATGGCTGTAAAAAGACTGGAGATGGTCGATGGTCGATGGAGACAGAACTCACACACAAAAACCTTGAACTCCTCTCTGCAGAGTGCAAACAGGGAGGAGATGAGGGAGAGAGTGTGTGAATGAGGGAATGAGAAGGTGGGAGAGATTAGGGTTAATTTGGGTGAGTATTTGTAGGTTTTTCACAACACAGGTCTCAAAACCCAAACCACAAGCCTAGCAACAACAAATGTGTCCAGATTGGGAAAGATTGCATTGCAGATCCAGTATTGCGAGCATGATTGGTTTTTTCACTCTGATCACAATTGCAATCCAAGGTGGGATCCAACGCAGACAGGGCCAAGGAACTTGTACAATATAGTGATCCTATGAGTATGATCGCAACATTGATAACAATGGTAAAAACTAGCAAGCATTtaccattaaaaaatttagagaagTGAGCAAACattctataacaattaattacGTTAAATTCCATGTATTTAGTAGCACAACATcacataagttttttttcattttaaaaaaaagttgacgAGCACAACTTTCATTTGGATGGGTAAAAACAAATAGTATAGAAAGAGAACAGATCTTAACAAAACAGTTATTTACTAAGAAAATATAGCACCTGTGAATCTAAATTACTAGCTAAAGCCGTGGTTACACCCTTCCACAGTTCCATTTAGACTTCAATACATTATAATGGACTCAAACCTAAATGGTTCCAAGTCCCAATACAACTTCTACGAGACTTCAACATACCACAACTTCTAAGTAGCTATAAGCATTTGTAAGCCACCAACCAATTCCTTACTCATCTGATATAGAACCTGGGGTAtcataaaatttcataaatggACCTCTGGGAGAAACAATGAAATTCTTTTGAATTTCAACAGGCAACCTAGAACGAGAACTAATCAAAATGATTAATTCAAGCCCTCtacatgttaaattgattttctttCATTAGGAAGTTCCTACAAGAGACCTTCAGCATTCCTACTAGGGCTTCAAAATCTAGAGACTTCCACATGTGTTTATCAACAATAGGTGCTGGAAAATAGAATATAAGCCCAGAAAATCTTCTATGGAACACAAGAAAATAGCATAGTTCACCTGATTGACTAGCTCATGGATACTTCTTTTGCTGAGAATACTATTAGAAGATTCATCGGTATCTGAGTTTGTTAATCTACTTTGAGTCCCTGGCTGCGCTGCACTAGATTGTGCCGCCACAAGAGATGAAGGTTTCTGATTTCCTGGCCCCTGTAACCTCGTAACCTGTGGCTGATGAGGCATGTGTAGAGGAGCCCTGGATGGCGGAACTTGTTGCCCGAAATGCTCCTGTGATTGATTAGACAGCAaaggttgttgttgctgctgctgcgaGGATGTTGGTGTGGATTGCTGCATCGGAGGAATATGTGACCTTTGCTGCATGGATTGTGGGTTCAATTGCTGCCTATAAGCTGCGGATGGCAAAGGAGGCTTCCCTTGTGACCCAGATGACAACCATGGCTGATTAAGTGACTGCATGCTTTGTGATGAACTCGGAGATGGAGTAGCCGTTGATCCCACTGATGAGGGTCTCATAAGTCCATGCCCTTGGAAGCTCTGAAGAAAATGTAACAAATTACAAAATCACCTCGCTTTTTTCCCTCAAAATACGCATGTTGCATGCAAAGAACAAGCATTACAGCATAACACATAAAATTGAGCAAACCTCTCAAGTACAGGTAACAATTGAAATTAAGAAATGCTCAATATATTTACAATCTTACAAACATACAAATCACAATGGCACAATATGGATCACAATACttgcttaaataaataaatatatcaaaaatttAACTTGTATATTCCTTCACCAGCCCTAAACTAGGGAGAACCCCCTTACTCATCGCAGAACCAAAACCTGTTATTTTTTAAGTGAGAAGTGCACTCAAGGGTCCCACATGGCCACATAAGAGCAGATATACAAATACAACTCCATCGTCTCAACCAGAAGAATTTTGATTTTACAGTCAAATGCAAAAGGCAAACCAGTAAAATTCCACCAATTTACAGAAAGCACCCAAACTATacttccaagttccaaagacATCCATCCCCAGCTTAAGTCTAGTGGCACCAAGGTTTTAAAATATGGTCCGCAACCATGATTTCAACCGCATCATCAAAGGTTTTTGGCTACAACATAATGCAATCACCATTGTGGTCACATCGCCGCATTTGCCCACAATTTTTTACATTGCAGTGAAACCGCAACTgcaaatttaaaaccttgaacAGCACAAACCCTCTAACTAGGCCAAgcataaaaaaacaatagatgCAGAAGCGAAAAGCACACAACAAGCAAAGTCATAACATTCGCACTGACTTGTGAACCAGCGGGTTGATTATTCGGGGCAGAGGTTGGAGGTCTAAGTGACGATTGCACAGACCTCTGTTGATGTGAACCGATTCCACTTGGCCTCATTTGAGACCCTAACATCCCCATTCCTTGCACCGGCGTTCTCGCCTAAAATTTGTCACATTCATATATACAAATAATTGAACTAgttaaaaagcaagaaaaaatgTAGTCACgttcatatttaaaattcaaaataatttgcaaTGCCAAAGATTACTTGAGAAGTGCTTGAATTGGATGTAGATTCAGCGACGTTGACTGCGGTGCGGCCCAGCCCTCCAAAATGTTGACCGAAGGAGGACGAAAACGGAGGGGAGGGGCTCTGGTGGTGCGCGGGCACACCGATCGCCATACCACCCCGCGGAGGCGGGGCGGCGCTGGGAGCTGAGGACGGCGGAGAGGGGGAGGAGAAGTGCGGGAACTGAGGCTGCGACGGAGGTGGTAAAGCGCGGTTGAAGGGCTGGGGAGGGCGGGGTTGGGGAGGCGTGGGAGTGGGAGTGGGGGGTTTGGGGCTCGGGGCTTGAATTGGGCCCGGGCCTGGGCCTGGGCCTGggctagggttagggttagggattGGGGGAGGGTGTGGAGGGGTTGATGATGTGGAaggtggagggagagggagaggagGGGATGGTTTTGGTGGCTGAGGTTGAGATGGTTCCGCGGCGCTCCGAACGGTGGTGCCCGTCGCCGGAGCTTGAGGATCCATTGGGAATGCGGTTGGAAAACTTTGAAACGGAGGAATGTCACTCACTGAACGTGGGTGTAACTTGGGGCTCTGCTTATGCTATGAGATAAGGCTTGAAATTTTTACAGGAAATTCGGTAAGTCGTTGGTTGGGAAAGCGTTTGATTTATGGTACTAGACAGTACCGTTATTTTAACCAACCAAACCGAAGAAAATGGTCgtgaaggggaaaaaaataaaagagagaattagtaaaagaaaacttaatAATATTGATTTAAATATAATCCTCCTATTTTATTTAATCCGTATTTTTAGTTGTTAAGTTTTAAGTAGAGATattcagttttttattttaaaaaatttataatattaattctctattttaaaatagagatatttggccctcatatttttttaaaaaaatcatctttagtcaaattatcaattttttatgttttatttttttattttgattcaattGAATCCTTGATCTAACATGTTCATTTTAAGTGTTATCAAAAAATGATTtaactaattataatataagaaataaaacgtagataa of the Glycine max cultivar Williams 82 chromosome 13, Glycine_max_v4.0, whole genome shotgun sequence genome contains:
- the LOC100787779 gene encoding transcription initiation factor TFIID subunit 12 — translated: MDPQAPATGTTVRSAAEPSQPQPPKPSPPLPLPPPSTSSTPPHPPPIPNPNPSPGPGPGPGPIQAPSPKPPTPTPTPPQPRPPQPFNRALPPPSQPQFPHFSSPSPPSSAPSAAPPPRGGMAIGVPAHHQSPSPPFSSSFGQHFGGLGRTAVNVAESTSNSSTSQARTPVQGMGMLGSQMRPSGIGSHQQRSVQSSLRPPTSAPNNQPAGSQSFQGHGLMRPSSVGSTATPSPSSSQSMQSLNQPWLSSGSQGKPPLPSAAYRQQLNPQSMQQRSHIPPMQQSTPTSSQQQQQQPLLSNQSQEHFGQQVPPSRAPLHMPHQPQVTRLQGPGNQKPSSLVAAQSSAAQPGTQSRLTNSDTDESSNSILSKRSIHELVNQVDPLEKLEPEVADILVDIAENFLESITRSGCSLAKHRKSTTLESKDILLHLEKNWNMTLPGFGGDEIKSYRRPITSDIHKERLAVIKKSMASTEAAHGKGSAGQASGSAKGNQGKTPLNIIGSPNLKNS